Proteins encoded together in one Pangasianodon hypophthalmus isolate fPanHyp1 chromosome 18, fPanHyp1.pri, whole genome shotgun sequence window:
- the LOC117599502 gene encoding antigen WC1.1-like, translated as MVLIDDEHWPLRLSGGKGSRSGRLEVYHNATWGSVCDDQWNIKNAQVVCRQLGCGSALSADRNVPFGAGEGTIWLNRVKCRGDEIHLWDCHHSLKKHTDCSHAGTISTSTTTSTTKTVRAASNPTSPGAPSTPPLVLVVLGTLLFLALVLLLVLFYQTRVLRRVVSKRRRKTQPEAVYEDINHRYITRRSTSSSQRGSLLSEEQHSGYEQVDDELLSGDTGRVDPPEDYDDAVTAGPIPDNVDEDEAENYDDAITADQKSVILTEDVSENYDDAVTMETNPNIITVDSPEDYDDVITEEQDVGETEEYDDVEEKSQKDRDHVTETRHQRPFLRKIHFFKCKK; from the exons ATGGTTTTAATAGATGATG agcACTGGCCTCTCAGGCTGAGTGGAGGAAAGGGAAGCCGCTCTGGGAGGTTGGAGGTGTATCATAACGCTACGTGGGGCTCTGTTTGTGATGATCAGTGGAACATCAAGAACGCTCAGGTGGTGTGCAGACAGCTGGGCTGTGGGTCGGCGCTGAGTGCTGATAGGAATGTTCCGTTCGGTGCTGGAGAAGGGACTATCTGGCTGAACAGAGTGAAGTGTCGAGGGGATGAGATTCACCTGTGGGACTGTCATCATTCCCTGAAGAAACACACTGACTGCTCTCATGCTGGA ACTATATCCACCTCAAcaaccacctccaccaccaaaACAG TAAGAGCCGCTTCAAATCCTACATCACCTGGAGCTCCATCCACCCCTCCACTGGTTCTCGTTGTGTTGGGAACGCTGCTCTTCCTGGCCTTAGTGCTTCTGCTGGTACTGTTTTACCAGACCAGAGTGCTCAGGAGAG TTGTCTCTAAGAGGAGGCGTAAGACTCAGCCTGAGGCAGTCTATGAAGATATCAACCACAGATACATCACTAGAAGAAGCACGAGCTCCAGTCAAAGAG GAAGTCTCCTCTCTGAAGAACAGCATTCTGGGTATGAGCAGGTGGATGATGAGCTTCTCTCAG gtGATACAGGAAGAGTTGACCCACCAGAGGACTACGATGATGCCGTCACTGCTGGACCGATCCCTGATAACGTGGATG AGGATGAAGCAGAGAATTATGATGACGCCATTACAGCTGATCAGAAGTCAGTTATACTGACAG AGGACGTGTCCGAGAACTATGATGATGCAGTTACCATGGAAACAAACCCAAACATCATCACAG tAGACAGTCCAGAAGattatgatgatgtcatcactgaGGAACAGGATGTAGGAGAGACAGAAG aatatgATGATGTGGAGGAGAAATCTCAGAAAGACAGGGACCATGTGACTGAGACACGCCACCAAAGGCCTTTTCTCAGGaaaatacacttttttaaatgcaaaaaatga